In one Zobellia galactanivorans genomic region, the following are encoded:
- a CDS encoding AraC family transcriptional regulator, with translation MKPPYLLLYALLILLSINPVFGQNIKFKTLSTNDGLSNNSITDLISDDDGILWIATWDGLNSYNGQKFTVYKHDIKNSTSIAGNNIQHLKKDGQGNIWIVTKDKKISKHLGNGKFQNFSFDEPLQYMALTKEGGIGIRTDNTRYEFIDGDFKKAQFVEKKKEDNSILRELLLDKFPNTIINDVLKDKSGHIWYATRRNGIYIIPNSTTNRDNEQIDHYFHDLYDPYSFDSNEVEKIYEDSFGNIWLGHKDGGLSMAYSGSEQISTIIPHPNKYPHLPNETIRAITKDFNNRIWLGYYTKGLFYFDQEEPCYLKYHIAEAQENSDWGRVRSLYTTSNGEIWAGTYAGIIRIKKNGYTLYQSKNTANLPNDRNYSFQEDNGNQLYIACWGGVAKFNLKTDSFEAFKGQSALAPYHIRNIEYADNELLVSTENEGLVLLDLATGELTDITVKDGLLGNSVYSSFKDKQSGYYWTGSLGGISVYDKNKGLIQHISEKQGLPSHMVYGLLLDSDKVWVSTTKGIAAVDRNDFSVTGLNMDEGWQAREFSEGAYYQDRKGTLFFAGINGLNYFSPASLNITKKLPKIKIEIDDTSDFTKGITKNFIDNSLDIKIEPVVFTQDPNNRVLYKLSGYDTDFQEFKEGQGPVHYTGLPDGEYIFEVKNSSAKDLAFKGIPIIIKKPFYKTILFYLLLLTTLLLSLTSWVLVRNRNIAQNQKELERKIEERTETINRQKERLLKVNHTLDEKNKEINRQREELLSSYHQLKNEDFEIEKFKTFVLSEFKEPVSKIIENTKELNEDDGTKRNINKESNKLITLLSEWDYLTNSKDIGELKKSATKIRQTIKVLVDGLATHARKSKINLDYTLDIEDQWVELDSLRFKLFFKYLFNDILKYLSKDSYLKLTVRTKGNSLGLFIKSDSKVLSDNFFSIQHYSPYYKASNTLLAAMEGNLSIEKNDELIISVHLPIKVVDTENNKVEEVLWKHLDLNEKLPSDKNNILVFCNDDDALPALQLFDHPDNNLIFEKTASAVSSAIKHVNIHCLALYNIPIDEQLVQLFHLIKSNGTQIAVSVLYVSEEINHSLRIQTTELGVDTFIQLPVSKSFIQSKISKLTSVRKEYANNTSKHLFYVPPFDETKTLSVNEKLVKKALALINKNLNDPSFNVQKLQELLFVSKIKCYRAFKEVLQQSPSDVIIKLRLQKAEFLLKNHTLNISEISIECGFNDPKYFSRLFKKNFDCSPKAYRAKTDNA, from the coding sequence ATGAAACCACCCTACTTACTGTTATATGCACTCCTTATACTTTTGTCCATCAACCCGGTTTTTGGGCAAAATATAAAATTCAAGACCCTCAGTACCAACGACGGGCTTTCGAATAATTCCATCACCGATTTGATAAGCGATGACGATGGTATATTATGGATTGCCACTTGGGACGGACTCAACAGTTACAACGGCCAAAAATTCACGGTCTACAAACACGATATAAAAAATTCGACTTCCATAGCCGGAAACAATATTCAGCATCTAAAAAAAGACGGCCAAGGAAATATTTGGATTGTTACAAAGGATAAAAAAATAAGCAAACACCTAGGCAACGGCAAGTTTCAAAATTTTTCCTTTGATGAACCCCTACAATATATGGCCCTCACCAAAGAGGGAGGAATAGGCATCCGGACCGATAATACCCGTTACGAATTTATCGATGGCGACTTTAAAAAAGCTCAATTTGTCGAGAAAAAAAAGGAAGACAACAGTATCCTCAGGGAGCTTCTTTTGGACAAATTTCCGAATACCATTATCAACGATGTCCTCAAAGACAAATCCGGACATATCTGGTATGCCACCCGAAGGAACGGTATCTATATCATTCCCAACAGCACGACCAACCGCGACAATGAGCAGATCGATCATTACTTTCACGACCTCTACGACCCCTATAGTTTTGACAGCAATGAAGTAGAAAAAATATACGAGGACAGTTTTGGCAATATATGGTTAGGACATAAAGACGGAGGCCTTAGCATGGCCTATAGCGGCTCTGAGCAAATCTCTACAATTATACCACATCCGAACAAATATCCACATTTACCCAACGAAACCATACGGGCAATTACCAAGGACTTCAATAATCGCATCTGGCTCGGATATTACACAAAAGGCCTGTTTTACTTTGACCAAGAAGAACCGTGCTACTTAAAATATCATATTGCCGAGGCCCAAGAAAATTCAGACTGGGGGCGGGTACGGTCGCTTTACACCACCTCCAATGGTGAAATTTGGGCAGGCACCTATGCCGGTATTATTCGAATTAAGAAGAACGGCTATACCCTGTATCAATCTAAAAACACCGCCAATCTTCCCAACGACAGAAACTATTCGTTTCAAGAAGACAACGGTAATCAGCTCTATATAGCCTGTTGGGGAGGGGTGGCCAAATTCAACCTGAAGACCGATAGCTTTGAGGCTTTTAAAGGTCAATCGGCATTGGCCCCATACCATATCAGAAACATAGAATACGCCGATAACGAGCTTTTGGTCAGCACCGAAAACGAAGGTCTGGTATTGCTTGACCTTGCCACTGGCGAACTAACGGACATCACGGTAAAAGACGGACTCTTGGGCAATAGCGTCTATTCTTCCTTTAAAGACAAGCAGTCGGGTTATTATTGGACGGGAAGCCTTGGCGGCATCAGCGTATACGACAAAAACAAGGGGCTTATACAACATATTTCAGAAAAACAGGGCCTCCCGAGCCATATGGTATATGGCCTGCTCTTAGACAGCGATAAGGTTTGGGTGAGTACGACCAAAGGGATTGCCGCCGTAGACAGAAACGATTTTTCAGTTACAGGCCTGAATATGGATGAAGGCTGGCAGGCCCGTGAATTCTCAGAGGGCGCCTACTACCAAGACCGCAAAGGCACCTTGTTCTTTGCGGGAATAAACGGGCTCAACTACTTTTCGCCAGCGAGTCTGAACATTACCAAAAAACTACCGAAAATAAAGATCGAAATAGACGATACCAGCGATTTTACGAAAGGTATTACTAAAAATTTTATCGACAATTCCCTAGATATAAAGATCGAACCCGTTGTTTTTACGCAAGACCCCAACAATCGGGTACTGTATAAACTTTCCGGTTACGACACCGATTTTCAAGAATTCAAGGAAGGCCAAGGCCCTGTCCATTACACCGGTCTGCCCGATGGCGAATATATTTTTGAAGTAAAAAACTCTTCTGCCAAAGACCTAGCCTTTAAAGGCATTCCCATCATCATCAAAAAACCGTTTTACAAGACCATCCTCTTCTACCTACTTCTATTGACCACCTTACTACTAAGCCTTACAAGCTGGGTACTGGTACGAAACCGCAACATTGCGCAAAACCAGAAAGAATTGGAACGTAAAATAGAGGAACGGACCGAAACCATAAACCGGCAAAAAGAACGGCTCTTGAAGGTCAACCATACCTTAGATGAAAAAAACAAAGAAATCAACCGCCAAAGGGAAGAACTCTTAAGCTCTTATCACCAGCTTAAAAACGAAGATTTTGAAATCGAAAAGTTCAAGACCTTCGTATTGTCGGAGTTCAAGGAACCGGTTTCCAAAATTATTGAGAACACCAAAGAACTGAACGAAGACGACGGCACAAAACGAAACATCAATAAGGAGTCGAACAAATTGATCACATTGCTATCGGAATGGGACTACCTTACCAACTCTAAGGACATAGGCGAACTAAAAAAATCGGCGACCAAAATAAGACAAACCATAAAAGTACTTGTAGACGGACTCGCTACACATGCCCGAAAATCGAAAATCAATTTAGACTACACCCTAGATATCGAAGACCAATGGGTAGAACTAGACTCCCTCCGTTTTAAATTGTTTTTCAAATACCTCTTTAACGACATTCTAAAATACCTTTCGAAAGACAGCTACCTAAAACTTACGGTAAGGACAAAAGGTAATTCCTTAGGACTCTTTATAAAGTCGGACAGTAAAGTACTCTCCGACAACTTTTTCAGCATACAACATTACAGTCCGTATTACAAAGCATCGAACACCCTGCTAGCTGCTATGGAAGGAAACCTTAGCATTGAAAAAAACGACGAACTGATCATTTCGGTACACTTGCCGATCAAGGTGGTAGATACCGAAAACAATAAGGTAGAAGAAGTCTTATGGAAGCACCTCGACCTAAATGAAAAGCTACCCTCGGACAAAAACAACATTCTAGTTTTTTGTAATGATGACGACGCCTTGCCGGCCCTTCAATTATTCGACCACCCCGACAACAATCTAATCTTTGAAAAAACGGCATCAGCGGTAAGCTCGGCCATCAAGCACGTAAACATACATTGCCTGGCCCTATACAATATTCCCATTGACGAACAGTTGGTACAACTCTTTCATCTTATAAAGAGCAACGGGACCCAGATAGCCGTTTCGGTGCTGTACGTTTCCGAAGAAATAAACCATTCATTGCGCATACAGACTACGGAACTTGGTGTAGACACCTTTATACAGTTGCCCGTAAGCAAGTCTTTTATTCAAAGTAAAATCTCGAAACTCACATCCGTCAGAAAAGAATATGCGAACAACACATCAAAACACCTCTTCTATGTTCCGCCTTTCGATGAAACCAAAACCCTATCGGTCAACGAAAAACTGGTAAAAAAGGCATTGGCCCTGATAAACAAGAACCTCAACGACCCCTCCTTTAATGTTCAGAAGCTACAAGAATTGCTTTTCGTATCAAAGATCAAATGCTATCGGGCCTTTAAAGAGGTGCTCCAGCAGTCCCCTTCCGACGTCATTATAAAGTTACGCCTGCAAAAAGCCGAATTTCTACTTAAAAACCACACCTTGAACATTTCCGAAATAAGTATAGAATGTGGTTTTAACGACCCTAAGTACTTTAGCCGCCTATTTAAGAAAAATTTCGATTGTAGCCCAAAAGCATATCGCGCCAAAACCGACAACGCCTAA
- a CDS encoding DUF4870 domain-containing protein, producing MEVINQNKSLEKNNQLLVIAHLSQLLTYVTGFGGLIVPLILWLSTKDNVDGMDEHGKSIVNFQLSMLLFTILSIPAILLLGLGILSLIFIGIIAFVIPIVNAVKASNGETPSNFMTIRFIS from the coding sequence ATGGAAGTCATCAATCAAAACAAATCATTAGAAAAGAACAATCAACTATTGGTCATTGCACACCTATCACAGTTGCTGACCTATGTAACCGGTTTTGGCGGGCTTATCGTACCCTTAATACTATGGCTCTCCACAAAGGACAACGTTGACGGCATGGACGAGCATGGCAAGTCGATTGTCAATTTTCAATTGAGTATGCTCCTTTTTACCATACTTAGTATTCCGGCCATTTTGCTTTTAGGCCTAGGCATCTTAAGTTTGATTTTCATTGGCATAATCGCTTTTGTAATTCCCATCGTGAATGCTGTAAAAGCAAGCAACGGCGAAACTCCAAGCAATTTTATGACCATTCGGTTTATCTCGTAA
- the mnmE gene encoding tRNA uridine-5-carboxymethylaminomethyl(34) synthesis GTPase MnmE, with the protein MIPNDNIIALATPSGAGAIAVIRISGEKAIDIVAPFFQSAYGKDLTKKKSHTISLGHIVDGGKLLDEVLVSVFKGPNSYTGENVVEISCHGSPFIQQQLIQLFLRNGCRTAEAGEFTLRAFLNGKMDLSQAEAVADLIASDNAASHQIAMQQMRGGFSNEIKSLRQELLNFASLIELELDFSEEDVEFADRTQFKELLGRIQKVLKGLIDSFAVGNVIKNGIPVAIVGEPNVGKSTLLNAFLNEERALVSDIAGTTRDTIEDEISIGGIGFRFIDTAGIRETEDVVEGMGIKRTFEKIEQAQVVLLLVDGAKLRANNDKLKNIVVDFEKIKNRNPQKPLLLLVNKADTLTEKDKENIAGALSEVRYISAKTGEGVEDLQNKLLEFVNTGALRNNETIVTNTRHYNSLLKALEEIEKVQFGMEEGLSSDLMAIDVREALYHLGEITGQVTNDELLGNIFANFCIGK; encoded by the coding sequence ATGATCCCTAACGATAACATCATAGCATTGGCCACGCCTTCAGGTGCCGGGGCTATTGCGGTAATACGTATTTCTGGCGAAAAGGCCATAGATATCGTAGCCCCCTTTTTTCAATCGGCCTATGGTAAGGATTTGACCAAGAAGAAGAGCCATACCATTAGTTTGGGTCATATTGTCGATGGAGGGAAGTTGTTGGACGAGGTTCTTGTATCGGTTTTTAAAGGGCCGAATTCGTATACAGGGGAGAACGTTGTCGAGATTTCATGTCATGGTTCCCCATTTATTCAACAACAGCTCATTCAGCTCTTCTTAAGGAACGGATGTAGAACGGCCGAAGCAGGGGAGTTTACCCTTAGGGCCTTCCTCAATGGTAAAATGGACCTTAGCCAGGCTGAAGCGGTGGCTGACCTGATAGCCAGTGATAATGCGGCCAGTCACCAGATAGCCATGCAGCAGATGCGCGGCGGCTTTAGTAACGAGATCAAGTCTTTGAGACAAGAGCTCTTGAACTTCGCGTCTTTAATTGAATTGGAGTTGGATTTTTCTGAGGAAGATGTAGAGTTCGCCGACCGTACGCAGTTTAAGGAGTTGCTTGGGCGTATTCAGAAAGTATTGAAGGGATTGATCGATTCTTTTGCCGTAGGAAACGTTATTAAAAACGGAATCCCGGTAGCCATTGTGGGTGAACCCAATGTGGGAAAATCTACCTTGCTCAATGCATTTTTGAATGAAGAGCGTGCCTTGGTTTCCGATATTGCAGGTACTACTAGGGATACGATAGAAGACGAGATCTCGATTGGAGGTATCGGTTTTCGTTTTATCGATACGGCAGGGATACGCGAAACGGAAGATGTGGTTGAGGGTATGGGTATAAAACGGACTTTCGAAAAGATCGAACAGGCTCAGGTCGTTTTGCTTCTTGTTGACGGGGCCAAGCTTAGGGCCAATAATGACAAGCTAAAAAACATTGTAGTCGATTTCGAAAAAATAAAAAACCGCAACCCGCAAAAACCTTTGCTTCTATTGGTAAACAAGGCCGATACTTTGACCGAAAAGGATAAGGAAAATATTGCAGGGGCATTAAGTGAGGTGAGGTATATTTCTGCCAAAACCGGAGAAGGGGTAGAGGACTTGCAGAACAAACTTTTGGAATTCGTAAATACGGGAGCCTTGCGTAACAATGAGACAATTGTAACCAATACACGGCACTACAATTCGCTCTTAAAAGCGCTTGAGGAAATAGAAAAGGTGCAATTTGGTATGGAAGAAGGGCTCTCTAGCGACCTTATGGCCATTGATGTTCGCGAAGCCCTATATCATTTAGGGGAGATAACCGGCCAAGTGACCAATGATGAACTATTGGGGAATATTTTCGCTAATTTTTGTATCGGGAAGTAA
- a CDS encoding glycosyl hydrolase family 28-related protein, with amino-acid sequence MKKIQMYLATIALSALLVQCEINDYIGSGSDQEPSQCKIDDDRVQKNLVVDYGADGTDQENDSKQLQQAIDEVSAIDGGGIIFIPQGQYYLSEISLKSNVHLSFEDGTIIKPIGRENNKNYSVFYLGVNSGVVKNVKITGSCGKFTVDLREVENTNVRVIQCGNVDGFVLSDFGVLDQLTKFSAITFGLASYDGKYFGPRNGTVKNISAFSTHYGYGLVQAQVGKNVEFKNLYSEGGVTLRLETGENKFNELQPEGLGIFDIKAKNIIGENGNSAVMISPHTIKNGHVHIKNVVANNCGFAVRIDKGFANKSQSELGISPGYFKNPTISNVKATYGTTSQLKWKHWDKYLDCDSRALLTPNPDEFTGNLGKEIFIGPSITPILYDASGEGPGHYEATISRVTKKGFGPTQKSIITENDKVNCTP; translated from the coding sequence ATGAAAAAAATTCAAATGTATTTAGCCACAATTGCCCTTTCCGCTTTACTCGTTCAATGTGAAATAAACGACTACATCGGGTCGGGAAGCGATCAAGAACCCTCACAATGCAAAATAGACGATGACAGGGTGCAAAAGAACCTAGTAGTCGATTATGGAGCTGATGGCACCGACCAAGAGAACGACAGTAAACAATTACAACAGGCCATAGACGAAGTTTCGGCCATAGATGGAGGAGGTATAATATTCATACCTCAAGGCCAATACTACCTCAGTGAGATAAGCCTAAAATCCAATGTCCATTTATCTTTTGAAGACGGAACTATCATTAAGCCCATAGGAAGGGAAAACAATAAAAACTACTCTGTTTTCTATCTAGGTGTAAACTCCGGCGTAGTGAAAAACGTAAAAATAACCGGAAGTTGCGGCAAGTTCACCGTCGATTTACGAGAGGTCGAGAATACCAATGTCAGGGTCATTCAATGTGGAAATGTGGACGGATTTGTACTTTCAGATTTTGGCGTATTGGACCAACTCACCAAGTTTTCAGCGATTACTTTCGGTTTAGCTTCCTATGACGGCAAGTATTTCGGACCACGCAACGGTACGGTCAAAAACATTAGTGCCTTTTCCACACACTACGGCTATGGTTTGGTTCAAGCACAGGTAGGCAAAAACGTAGAATTCAAAAACCTCTATAGTGAGGGCGGAGTGACCTTGCGATTGGAAACAGGGGAAAACAAATTCAATGAATTACAACCTGAAGGACTCGGCATTTTCGATATTAAAGCGAAAAATATCATCGGGGAAAACGGGAATTCCGCCGTCATGATATCCCCCCATACCATCAAAAACGGGCATGTACACATAAAGAATGTTGTGGCCAACAATTGCGGATTTGCAGTTCGTATCGATAAAGGTTTTGCCAACAAATCACAGTCAGAACTAGGAATATCTCCCGGTTACTTTAAAAACCCGACCATTTCGAACGTTAAAGCCACCTATGGCACAACCTCACAGCTTAAATGGAAACACTGGGACAAGTACTTGGATTGCGACTCAAGGGCCTTGCTAACCCCGAATCCCGATGAATTTACCGGCAATCTCGGCAAAGAAATTTTTATAGGCCCTTCTATTACCCCCATATTGTACGATGCCTCGGGAGAAGGACCTGGCCATTACGAAGCTACCATCTCAAGAGTCACAAAAAAAGGTTTTGGCCCTACTCAAAAAAGCATCATCACCGAAAACGACAAGGTAAACTGCACCCCATAA
- a CDS encoding urease accessory protein UreH domain-containing protein: MISFPLFAGIAAAVLHVVSGPDHLAAVTPLAIETRRKVWKIGLFWGFGHLVGMLLIGLLFLAFREYIPIERISEHSEQLVGVVLIAIGLWALVSLFYKAKNHKHPHVHDGDEPYIHVHEHDHDANKLEHSHPHDKKVKQNVWSSFGIGVLHGLAGVAHFILLLPVLGFESQGDSLQYIIGFGIGTVLAMTIYTFLLGKVSGYAKGQSKSLFKMVRLSGGLFAIFVGVYWLYLGL; this comes from the coding sequence ATGATAAGTTTTCCACTATTTGCAGGTATTGCCGCTGCCGTACTACATGTGGTTTCCGGACCGGACCACTTGGCCGCGGTTACGCCCCTAGCCATTGAAACCCGTCGTAAAGTATGGAAAATAGGTCTGTTTTGGGGTTTTGGACACTTGGTGGGAATGCTCCTCATCGGCCTGCTTTTTCTGGCCTTCAGGGAATACATTCCCATCGAAAGGATATCGGAGCACAGCGAGCAATTGGTCGGGGTGGTGCTGATCGCCATCGGGCTATGGGCCTTGGTCAGTCTCTTTTACAAGGCTAAAAACCACAAACATCCTCATGTACACGATGGGGACGAGCCCTACATTCATGTACATGAACACGATCATGATGCCAATAAACTCGAACACTCCCATCCCCACGATAAAAAGGTAAAACAGAACGTTTGGTCCTCTTTTGGAATCGGCGTGCTGCACGGACTTGCCGGGGTGGCGCATTTTATTCTTCTTCTCCCGGTATTGGGATTCGAAAGTCAAGGGGACAGCCTTCAGTATATCATTGGCTTTGGCATAGGTACGGTTTTGGCCATGACCATATATACGTTTTTATTGGGGAAGGTATCGGGCTATGCCAAGGGCCAAAGCAAATCACTTTTTAAGATGGTTCGTCTTTCGGGGGGACTCTTCGCCATTTTCGTAGGCGTCTATTGGCTGTATTTGGGACTCTAA
- a CDS encoding NHL repeat-containing protein — protein sequence MNFETLGPNVSNSYIFKGSEQTPFLAPRGVFVANGHLFVSDTGRNRVFIWKTLPTTEYQEPDVVLGQTDMEETGRNSGGLASEHTLHYPSGIWSDGNLLIVGDAWNHRVLIWHTLPTKNGQAADVVVGQPDFVSNQPNVAGIGNDPSARSLNWPYGVFSDGTRLWIADTGNRRILFYHDIPKTNYKTADKVIGKPDFTTRDYENHEPIWPYSVKVNANKQMVVADTQFYRNLVWNNAEEAFSKPADVIVGQADFDACGQNQFGLFPNARSLNWTYDACFYKGGLLVNDTGNSRILWFESIPKTHNAEATAVIGKRDFKTGSENKDTLHGTSSSLYWPFSICTQGNKLIIADTGNHRLVLTNLKF from the coding sequence ATGAATTTTGAAACCTTAGGTCCGAACGTTAGCAATTCCTATATTTTTAAAGGTTCGGAGCAAACTCCCTTTTTGGCACCACGGGGTGTCTTTGTCGCCAACGGCCATCTTTTTGTTTCCGATACAGGGCGAAACCGGGTGTTTATCTGGAAGACCCTGCCTACCACCGAGTATCAGGAACCTGACGTCGTCCTGGGCCAGACGGACATGGAGGAAACGGGAAGAAATTCGGGCGGACTTGCATCGGAGCATACCTTGCACTACCCTTCCGGCATTTGGAGCGACGGCAATCTATTGATCGTCGGCGATGCATGGAACCATCGGGTGCTGATCTGGCATACCCTGCCCACAAAGAATGGCCAAGCGGCCGACGTGGTCGTGGGGCAGCCGGACTTCGTCTCCAACCAGCCCAACGTTGCCGGGATAGGAAACGACCCTTCTGCTCGAAGCTTGAATTGGCCCTACGGTGTTTTTTCCGATGGCACCCGGCTTTGGATCGCCGATACCGGCAACCGGAGGATCCTCTTTTACCATGACATCCCCAAAACCAACTATAAAACAGCCGATAAGGTCATCGGAAAGCCCGATTTTACAACCCGAGATTACGAAAACCACGAACCCATTTGGCCCTATTCGGTTAAAGTGAACGCCAACAAGCAAATGGTCGTCGCCGATACGCAGTTCTACAGAAACCTCGTTTGGAACAATGCCGAAGAAGCCTTTTCAAAACCGGCCGACGTAATCGTTGGCCAAGCGGATTTTGATGCCTGTGGGCAGAATCAATTCGGACTCTTTCCTAACGCACGATCCTTAAACTGGACTTACGATGCCTGTTTTTATAAAGGTGGCCTTTTGGTAAACGATACGGGAAACAGCAGGATATTGTGGTTCGAGTCCATTCCAAAGACCCACAACGCCGAGGCCACGGCCGTCATCGGAAAGCGCGATTTTAAAACGGGAAGTGAAAACAAGGACACCCTACATGGCACCTCAAGTTCGCTCTACTGGCCCTTTTCGATCTGTACCCAAGGGAACAAGCTGATCATTGCCGATACGGGCAACCACCGCCTAGTGCTTACCAACTTGAAATTTTAG
- the hypE gene encoding hydrogenase expression/formation protein HypE gives MKENNKIRMQLQCPMPKLDFDVITLGHGSGGVLTNKLLDSGVFDLLSNDILNERHDGAFLELNGKTAFSTDSFLVSPIFFPGGNIGELAVNGTVNDLAMCGATPKYLSLSFIIEEGLPVKEFWDILVAIKFACEKAGVQIVTGDTKVVEKGKGDKIFVNTSGVGPIHPKANISAKNIAVGDKIIISGNIASHGMAIMSVREGLEFDSEIESDTTNLNHTVIKLIDEFGGDIHLLTDPTRGGVATVLKEIAQSSEIGIDLFQKDLPIDNQVASACELLGLDPLYVANEGLFIAFVPEASADAVLERLQQDEKGKNARIIGSVVGEHPKQVIMESAIGGKRVISMLPGEQLPRIC, from the coding sequence ATGAAAGAAAACAACAAAATACGCATGCAACTGCAATGCCCCATGCCCAAACTGGACTTTGATGTCATTACCCTAGGGCATGGAAGCGGAGGGGTATTGACCAACAAACTATTGGACAGCGGGGTCTTTGACCTGCTCAGTAACGATATCCTGAACGAAAGACACGATGGTGCTTTTCTTGAACTCAACGGCAAGACCGCCTTCTCTACGGACAGTTTTCTGGTGTCCCCCATCTTTTTTCCGGGCGGGAACATCGGTGAGCTTGCGGTGAACGGAACGGTAAACGACCTGGCCATGTGCGGGGCCACCCCAAAATACCTGTCCCTCAGCTTTATCATTGAGGAAGGCCTGCCCGTAAAGGAGTTTTGGGATATTTTAGTGGCCATCAAATTCGCCTGTGAAAAAGCGGGCGTGCAAATCGTAACCGGCGATACCAAGGTAGTGGAAAAGGGAAAGGGCGATAAAATATTCGTCAATACCTCGGGTGTAGGCCCCATACATCCGAAAGCCAATATCAGTGCCAAAAATATAGCGGTAGGCGATAAAATTATCATCAGCGGAAATATCGCCTCGCACGGAATGGCCATTATGTCTGTACGTGAAGGGCTGGAATTCGATTCCGAGATTGAAAGCGATACCACCAACCTTAACCATACGGTCATTAAGCTGATCGATGAATTTGGAGGGGACATCCACCTATTGACCGACCCGACACGGGGCGGCGTGGCAACGGTACTCAAGGAAATAGCCCAATCGTCGGAAATCGGAATCGACCTGTTTCAAAAAGACCTACCTATCGACAACCAAGTGGCCAGCGCCTGTGAACTCTTGGGGCTCGACCCTTTGTATGTGGCCAACGAAGGGCTCTTCATCGCCTTTGTCCCCGAAGCATCGGCCGATGCGGTTTTGGAACGATTACAGCAAGATGAAAAGGGCAAAAACGCACGGATCATTGGAAGCGTAGTCGGCGAACACCCCAAGCAGGTGATTATGGAAAGTGCCATAGGCGGAAAACGCGTCATCAGCATGTTGCCCGGTGAACAATTACCCAGGATCTGCTAA
- a CDS encoding transposase: MQYEPIRSDQYYHIYNQGNNGEDIFVEGRNYAYFLRLMYKYLDAISDIYAYCLLKNHFHIVLKFNENVADKVISQKLSNLFNSYAKAINKAYERTGSLFRDRFRRKRIEDENYLKNLIVYVHLNPEHHGFTNDFRRYKYSSYSSYLSDLPSKLDREFILGLFEDRSNFVHAHLNKKMELEKSLTLE, translated from the coding sequence ATGCAATACGAACCGATACGATCGGACCAATACTATCATATCTACAATCAGGGAAACAACGGAGAGGACATCTTTGTTGAAGGTAGGAATTATGCCTACTTCCTTCGATTAATGTACAAATACCTCGATGCCATAAGCGACATATACGCCTACTGTTTATTGAAAAACCATTTTCACATCGTCTTGAAATTCAATGAAAATGTGGCCGACAAGGTGATTTCACAAAAACTATCCAACCTGTTCAACTCCTATGCCAAGGCCATAAACAAGGCCTATGAACGCACGGGAAGTCTTTTTCGGGACAGATTCCGAAGAAAGAGAATAGAAGACGAAAACTACCTTAAAAACTTGATCGTGTATGTGCATTTGAATCCCGAACACCACGGGTTTACCAATGATTTTAGAAGGTACAAGTATTCTTCGTACTCAAGTTATTTGTCCGATTTGCCCTCGAAGCTCGATCGGGAATTTATACTAGGGCTGTTCGAAGACAGGTCCAATTTTGTACATGCCCATTTGAACAAAAAAATGGAACTGGAAAAAAGTTTAACTTTAGAATAA